From the Cervus elaphus chromosome 20, mCerEla1.1, whole genome shotgun sequence genome, one window contains:
- the LOC122677466 gene encoding transcription factor BTF3-like, which produces MKETIMNQEKLAKLQAQVRIGGKGTARRKKKVVRRRATADDKKLQFSLKKLGVNNISGIEEVNMFTNQGTVIHFNNPKVQASLAANTFTVTGHTETKQLTEMLPSILNQLGADSLTSLRRLAEALPKQSVDGKAPLATGEEDDDEVPDLVENFDEASNNEAN; this is translated from the coding sequence ATGAAAGAAACTATCATGAACCAGGAGAAACTCGCCAAACTGCAGGCACAAGTGCGCATTGGTGGGAAAGGAACTGCTCGCAGAAAGAAGAAGGTGGTTCGTAGAAGAGCCACAGCAGATGACAAAAAACTTCAGTTCTCTTTAAAGAAGTTAGGGGTAAACAATATCTCTGGTATTGAAGAGGTGAATATGTTCACAAATCAAGGAACAGTGATCCACTTTAACAACCCTAAAGTTCAGGCATCTCTGGCAGCAAACACTTTCACCGTTACAGGCCACACTGAGACAAAGCAACTGACAGAAATGCTCCCCAGCATCTTAAACCAGCTTGGTGCTGACAGTCTGACCAGTTTAAGGAGACTGGCTGAAGCTCTGCCCAAACAATCCGTGGATGGGAAAGCACCACTTGCCACTGGAGAGGAGGATGATGATGAAGTTCCAGATCTTGTGGAGAATTTTGATGAGGCTTCCAACAATGAAGCAAACTGA